From Bombina bombina isolate aBomBom1 chromosome 1, aBomBom1.pri, whole genome shotgun sequence:
agggcattgaagatgaaatgtggctgggtctttcagcatgacaatgatcccaaacacactgcccgggcaacgaaggagtggcttcgtaagaagcatttcaaggtcctggagtggcctagccagtctccagatctcaaccccatagaaaacctttggagggagttgaaagtctgtgttgcatagcaacagccccaaaacatcactgctctagaggagatctgcatgcaggaatgggccaacataccagcaacagtgtgtgacaaccttgtgaagacttacagaaaatgtttgacctctgtcattgccaacaaaggatatataacaaagtattgagatgaacttttgatattgaccaaatacttattttccaccataatttgcaaataaattatttccaaatcagacaatgtcattgtctggatttgtttccacattttgtctctcatagttgaggtatacctatgatgaaaattacaggcctctctcatcttcttaagtgggagaacttgcacaattggtggctgactaaatactttttttccccactgtatatatgtatttttttttatttattatatgtctGCTTTGTATGTTTAACTACATTGAGCTGTAAAATCTTTTAATAATTTTGGTGTTTTTCTAATTCAAACTGATGTTCTTATGGATTGCAATGgctttgaaaataaagaaaaaaaaatcagccaagctGCCAAACGATTCCTCGCAGggatttaaattaattgtaatggAGCCCTTCATTAGAAAATTATACATTAACACAAGCAATATAGCCTTCATCTTGTTAAAGACAAAAGTATCAAAAACAATATTCctgatacttataaaagagaaaatattctgtgattattattattatttgtaacatGCCAGCAGCTAATGTACAGGGTACAAAACAGGAAAGGCAGACAGGGATAGAAGGATCTATATTGTCATATCCCAGCATAGAAGCTGGACAGGATACCGTTACAAGCACTCATGTCCTTCTTGTATGGAAGTGTTTCAACgtgaattatttattaaaaataaatctttattcttTATCTTAAAATGGataacaacacattaaaaacaaatgcagcaagtatgagtgtatatttattaatacaattgAGTCCCATAAATATGGAACGATGGCCAACCACAGAATAAACTACTAAAGGTAAAGTAAAAAGGTTATTCTGTAATAGGGAAAAAATAGCAATCAGTAGTTTATAACTATCAAAATGAAAGCCGATCCATAAATAGCGGTGGTTATATGTGTCAAACAGGCAATTTGTAAGGGAACGGTATCTGGGTATAACCTCAGCAGCCATTAGGCAGAGGTTGTTTTTGTATGATACGTAATAATAAACATTTCAATATTATCCCCTATTAATTGCAGGAGATATATTGAAAGCTCAGAATAGTAGTGACAGATATATGAACACTGTTACACTTAAATCTTTTTAAGTATCTGTTACGCATTTAATTTTACACTAAGACCATAGCGAAACAAGACATAAAATATGAACAGAATGAAACTATAATTATACCGTAAAGCGGTCATGTAAATAGTCTGCTGCATTTGGGATTCTTAAAGAGATATAACCTTATTATTCAAATAACAGTTACTAATCCAATCTTATATGATAACTATATTGAAACAAGATACTCTATTATGAACTGTATGAATTTATAACTATGCTGTTAAAGCATAAAcatataaaggggccgatttactaatttgcgggcggacatgatccactttagcggatcatgtccgccgcacctcgataaatgcagacagcatacactgtctgcatttatcattgcacaagcatttctagtgaaatgcttgtgcaatgccgtcccctgtacattcgctgccaatcagctgctagcaggagatgtaaatcaacccgattgggctgattgctttccactgcctcagaggtggcggacgagttaatgagcagcagtcttatgaccgctgcttcttaacttcggcTTCTGGCGAACCTAGagcagagtgggtcagaagcagcatcctctgcttcataAATTGAACCCATGGTCTAACACAATTTACAAGTTTCAAATTAAAGAGATATAATCTCATTATTGCAGCTACTGGGGTCTATATTTACTTCTGTTGATATTGTAGTAGATTTGCGACTTTATCTACTTGGAGGTAATACAAGAGTCCACATATTACTCATTACCTACCGCCATCTGCAACAATCAGAATATTTATGTTTAACTTCCATGGCTACACAATAGGGAAGtctatatagtgtatatattaggCCACTACTAGTGGCACAGATCACTTTTTGAACTATCGGTTCATTTTAATAGTTATAAACTACTGATTGCTTTTTGTCTTTATACTGTAGTTCCTTATTACAGAATAACCTTTTTCTTTACCTTTAGTAGTTTAATCTGTGGTTGGACATCATACCATATTAATTGGGCTcaattgtattaataaatatacactcatacttgctgcatttgtttttaatgtgtttttggccATTTTAAGATAttgaataaagatttattttaataattaattgaAGTTCTAACACTTCCGTAGAAGAAGGACATGAGTACTTGTAACGGTATCCTGTCCAGCTTCTATGCCGGGATATGAAAATATAGATCCTTTACTCTGATGCACAGCACCACCTAAGTATAATCATAAGCATATACCAATTTAGATTATATGCAAATTAAACCATACTATATTGTTACTTCTAATAATACAAGAGTTGTGCCATTGCTCCTATTTCTTGTAGGGACAGAAGGATACCTTAGACGCTGAAAAAACATGCAGACTATGGACTAAATTCATTCTTGAGGTTTCCAGATCGTCTTATTGTAAAGGTGAGATTATGCTTGAAATTCATTGAATGATCATTTGTGTGAGATTctataatttgcttcattaccttggtagcaattcactactgtgagctagttgaatacatggggaatatttatcaagccgtcaaactgaaatacgctggaattccgcagcgtaattgtggcgagcttgatacgacctagttatcaaagcctacagactgggaaatgtttgaaatctgtgatgtaacatacgatccaccggtctcaatccgacacagatggatgcttacgtcattacagatgtttcaaatacacattcggcactatttgacactttttaaaagttatcaaatagttaactggtACACTTGcggctattccgacccagcgtacctggttttcaatccgccaccctggaggatgccataggaatcaatgggagtctgaaagcagcgaaagcttatgtttgatgctgctagatatcccattgatttatatggtagaaaaccagttacatttacacctaaaaccctaacataagccccgagtctaaacacccctaatcagccacccgacatcgccgccacctacataatgttattaactcctatcccaccactcccggaccccatcgcaactaaataaaagtattaacccctatcccgtcactccaggaacccaccgcaactaaataaaatattaacccctaaacccctggcatcccacatcactaccacttagtaaacctattaacccctaaaccgccagccccccacatcgccataaactaaattaagctattaaccccttaacctaacaacctgctaactttacattaaaattacaacatccagcTCATTTCCGTTGGTGTCGAAGAGTTTGAAATTAAAGAGAGCGAGAAATTAAAAGAGGTCCACATTTTCCTAATCTAGCTATGACAAAGAGAGAAGCAGATGAGCTTATAGAAATAGAAATTGATACGGAGAAGACAGAATGTATAGAAGAAAGCATTATAGAGCATCACTACACCACGGCAGAGTTTGTCAGCCAGTCTATTGACATAAATGAACCTATTGGAAATCTCAAAAAGCTTTTGGAACACAGACTTCAATGCTCACTTGATGCTCATGAGATCTGTTTGCAAGACATACAGCTTGATCCTGAGCGCAGTTTATTTGACCAAGGTGTAAAGACTGAAGGGTCAGTACAACTCAGTGTGCAAGTTATATCACAACAAGGTTTGGAGCCAAAATTAAACATACTTGAGATAGTAAAACCAGTAGAGACAGTTGAGGTGGTTATTGACCCAGATGCCCACCATGGTGGGGTTGAAGCTCAGCTTGTTGAAGAAATCCAAGTGATAACCTTGGATGGCACAAAGCATATCACAACTATTTCTGATGATGAAACGTCAGAACAAGTGACAAGATGGGCTGCAGCGTTAGAAGGATACAGGAAAGAGCAAGAGCATCTAGGGATTCCGTATGATCCACTACAGTGGTCTACAGATCAAGTACTGCAGTGGGTACTTTGGGTTTTGAAGGAGTTTTGCATGACCGACATAAATGTCAACGCTCTTGGCATTCCTGGAAGAGAGCTGGGAAATATTACTCAAGAGGATTTTTTCCAGAGAGTTTCCAGAGGAGAgatttacaaacccggtgttaaaaggcaagatgtgagcgtagaacaaaattgtgctccataccgcactccaataccagcgctgcttaactcagcggtgagctggttgtacgtgcttgtgcacaatttccccatagacatcaatggggagagccggctgagaaaaagtctaacacctgccaaaaagcagcgtaaagctcagtaacgcagccccattgattcctatggggaaactaaagtctaaacacccctaatcttacacttattaacccctaatctgccgcccccgacatcgccgacaactgcattatacttattaacccctaatctgctgccccaacatcactgacacctacattatatttattaacacctaatctgccgcccccaacgtcacagccactattctaaatttattaacccctaaacctaagtctaaccctaacaccccctaacttaaataccatttaaataaatctaaattaaattgctataattaactaaatgattcctatttaaaactaaatacttacctataaaataaaccctaagctagctacaatataactaatagttacattgtatctagcttagggtttatttttattttacaggcaagtttgtatttattttaactaggtggattagttattaaatagctattaactatttaataactacctagctaaaataaatacaaattgacctgtaaaataaaacctagcctatgttacaataacacctaacactacactacaattaattcaattccctacattaaatataattaaataaatgagattatctaaatcacaataaaaaaaccactaaattacagaaaataaaaaacaaattacaagatatttaaactaattacacctaatctaatagcctaaactaaactatcaatagcccttaaaagggccttttgcggggcattgccccaaagaaatcagctcttttacctgtaaaaaaaaatacaaacaacccccccaacagtaaaacccaccacccacacaacaaacccccccaaataaaagcctaactaaaaaaactaagctccccattgccctgaaaagggcatttggatgggcatttagctctattgctgcccaaatccctaacctaaaactaaaacccacccaatacacccttaaaaaaaatcctaacactaacccccgaagattcacttaccgggagaagtcttcatccaaacggcaagatttcctcaacgaagccggcagaagtggtcctccagacgggcagaagtggtcctccagacggcatattctatcttcattcttccgatgcggagcgggtccatcttcaagacatccgacgcggagcatcctcttcttccgatggactaacgacgaatgaaggttcctttaaatgacgtcatccaagatggcgtcccttagattccgattggctgatagaattctatcagccaatcggaattaaggtagaataaatcctattggctgattggatcagccaataggattgagcttgcattctattgggtgttctaatcagccaatggaatgtcagctcaatcctattggctgatccaatcagccaataggattttttctaccttaattccaattggctgatagaattctatcaaccaatcggaatctaagggacaccatcttggatgacgtcatttaaaggaaacttcattcgtcgttagtccatcggaagaagaggatgctccatgtcggatgtcttgaagatggacctgctccacgctggaaggatgaagatagaagatgccatctggatgaagacttctgcccgtctggaggaccacttctgccggcttcttttgaggacatcttgccaaatggatgaagacttctccggtaagtgaatcttcggggttagtgttaggatttttttaagggtgtattgggtgggttttatttttaggttagggctttgggcagcaatagagctaaatgcccttttaagggcaatgcccatccaaatgcccctttcagggcaatggggagcaggtttttttagttaggcttttatttggggggttggttgtgtgggtggtgggttttactgttgggggggttgtttatatttttttttacaggtaaaagagctgatttctttggggcaattccccgcaaaaggcccttttaagggctattgatagtttagtttaggctagggttttttattttgggggggctttttttattttgatagggctataagattaggtgtaattagtttaaatatcttgtaatttgttttttattttctgtaatttagtggggttttattgtgatttagataatttaatttaatttatttaattatatttaatatagggaattgatttaattgtagtgtagtgttaggtgttattgtaacttaggttaggttttattttacaggtcaatttgtatttattttagctaggtagttattaaatagttaataactatttataactattctacctagttaaaataaatgcaaacttgcctataaaataaaaat
This genomic window contains:
- the LOC128662482 gene encoding GA-binding protein alpha chain-like gives rise to the protein MTKREADELIEIEIDTEKTECIEESIIEHHYTTAEFVSQSIDINEPIGNLKKLLEHRLQCSLDAHEICLQDIQLDPERSLFDQGVKTEGSVQLSVQVISQQGLEPKLNILEIVKPVETVEVVIDPDAHHGGVEAQLVEEIQVITLDGTKHITTISDDETSEQVTRWAAALEGYRKEQEHLGIPYDPLQWSTDQVLQWVLWVLKEFCMTDINVNALGIPGRELGNITQEDFFQRVSRGEIYKPGVKSSMIRILNDISDVKDETLLVTVDVTSLYTVIHVTHMLGHPLT